One genomic segment of Rubripirellula amarantea includes these proteins:
- a CDS encoding YdeI/OmpD-associated family protein, whose amino-acid sequence MSDYPYHFDAEIVTYEFGKMKNSVVYVPETITSRLTFGKSKRLRIDGEIAGIRIEAALLPTRGKWLLMVSKKLQKLIGVTVGDTVPIAFEVADQDAITVPTELQYALEANDAAREVWDSWTAGKRRSFCYRVCNAKMIETRERRVEEVIDTLMEHAE is encoded by the coding sequence ATGAGTGACTATCCCTACCACTTCGACGCCGAGATCGTCACCTACGAATTTGGCAAGATGAAAAACTCGGTCGTCTACGTCCCCGAAACGATCACGTCGCGATTGACGTTTGGAAAGTCAAAGCGTTTGCGGATCGACGGTGAGATCGCTGGTATTCGCATCGAGGCCGCGCTGCTACCCACGCGTGGCAAGTGGCTGTTGATGGTGTCAAAGAAGCTTCAAAAGTTGATCGGCGTGACAGTGGGCGATACGGTGCCAATCGCTTTCGAGGTAGCTGACCAGGACGCAATCACGGTACCGACAGAACTGCAATACGCATTGGAAGCCAACGATGCCGCTCGTGAAGTTTGGGACAGCTGGACGGCCGGCAAGCGACGCAGTTTCTGCTACCGAGTCTGCAACGCGAAGATGATTGAGACGCGTGAGCGTCGCGTCGAAGAAGTTATCGACACCTTGATGGAGCACGCCGAGTGA
- a CDS encoding tRNA-binding protein — protein MNESGIITWQEFENVDMRAGTITSVDDFPEARKPAYKVTVNFGSEIGVKRTSAQITVNYSKADLVGRQVIGVVNFPPKQMGPIMSEFLIVGFYRDDGSVILAVPDKTIPNGAKLA, from the coding sequence GTGAACGAATCAGGCATCATCACTTGGCAAGAGTTTGAAAACGTGGACATGCGAGCGGGCACGATCACGTCGGTTGACGATTTCCCGGAGGCTCGCAAGCCGGCATACAAGGTTACCGTCAACTTCGGTTCCGAGATTGGCGTCAAACGCACGAGTGCTCAGATCACGGTGAACTACAGCAAAGCGGATCTCGTTGGCCGGCAAGTTATTGGCGTGGTGAACTTTCCGCCCAAGCAAATGGGCCCGATCATGTCCGAGTTCCTGATCGTGGGATTCTACCGCGACGATGGATCAGTCATCTTGGCGGTGCCCGACAAGACAATTCCCAACGGTGCCAAACTGGCTTAG
- a CDS encoding VOC family protein — translation MKLGYIILYVPNVSDAVAFYEAAFGLRCRFTHEGGDYAEMETGETALAFASEELGDSHGFAYRKTTAAEDPPSVELALVTGDVQSAFDKAIAAGASSAKPPTQQPWGQTVSYVRDANGYLVEICSPVGG, via the coding sequence ATGAAACTTGGATACATCATTTTGTACGTTCCCAACGTCAGTGACGCGGTCGCGTTTTACGAAGCTGCGTTTGGTTTGAGGTGTCGCTTCACCCACGAAGGCGGCGATTATGCCGAGATGGAAACTGGCGAAACGGCGCTTGCGTTTGCGTCCGAAGAACTCGGTGACTCGCACGGGTTTGCCTACCGAAAGACGACCGCCGCCGAAGATCCCCCGAGCGTCGAATTGGCGCTGGTCACGGGCGACGTGCAATCCGCATTCGACAAAGCCATCGCGGCGGGAGCGTCTTCCGCCAAACCTCCGACGCAGCAACCGTGGGGGCAAACGGTGTCTTACGTTCGAGACGCCAACGGGT